In the Engystomops pustulosus chromosome 2, aEngPut4.maternal, whole genome shotgun sequence genome, one interval contains:
- the LOC140116383 gene encoding olfactory receptor 52E2-like yields MLLMNDSHPFFFILLGIPGLEDVQCWLSIPFCCMYLLAVFGNIIILLIIRSEKSLHEPMFFFLSMLSMTDIILSSSTLPKMLGIFWLNLREIRFEACLTQMFIIHSFTAMESGFFVAMAYDRFVAICNPLRHSVILNNRTILVLGISVVFRGLIFFLPHPITVKNLPFCQSNVIPHTYCEFMALIKLTCGNSFITKFYSATVATMMGAFDSLSILTSYTLILRTALSLPTKQAGRKALSTCTSHILVILVFYTTSTFTFATHRFGHHIRPQIHISVANVYVLVPPMLNPIVYGVRTKKIRQRIVQVFYFGKV; encoded by the coding sequence ATGCTTCTCATGAATGACTCCCATCCCTTCTTCTTCATCTTACTCGGGATCCCAGGTCTAGAAGACGTCCAGTGTTGGCTTTCCATCCCCTTCTGTTGTATGTACCTCCTTGCCGTCTTCGGAAATATCATCATCCTACTGATCATCAGATCTGAGAAGAGTCTCCATGAGCCCATGTTCTTCTTTCTCTCCATGTTGTCCATGACTGATATCATTCTGTCATCTTCAACCCTTCCTAAAATGTTGGGCATCTTCTGGTTGAATCTACGGGAGATCAGGTTTGAGGCTTGTTTGACCCAAATGTTCATCATCCACTCCTTCACTGCCATGGAGTCTGGGTTTTTTGTGGCTATGGCATATGACCGCTTTGTGGCTATTTGTAACCCCCTGAGGCACTCAGTTATCTTAAACAATAGAACTATTCTAGTACTTGGGATCTCTGTGGTGTTTCGAGGTCTCATATTTTTCTTGCCTCACCCAATCACTGTAAAAAACTTACCTTTCTGCCAGTCCAATGTCATCCCTCACACATACTGCGAGTTCATGGCTCTTATAAAGTTGACTTGTGGAAACTCATTCATAACCAAGTTCTATAGCGCCACCGTGGCCACCATGATGGGTGCTTTTGATTCACTATCGATATTGACCTCTTACACCTTGATCCTCCGCACTGCCCTCAGTCTCCCCACCAAGCAGGCAGGTCGGAAGGCCCTCAGCACTTGCACTTCCCATATCTTAGTCATCTTGGTTTTCTATACGACCTCCACATTCACATTTGCCACCCATCGTTTCGGCCACCACATTCGACCACAGATCCACATCAGTGTTGCCAATGTTTATGTCTTGGTTCCACCAATGCTGAATCCCATTGTTTATGGGGTCAGGACTAAGAAGATCCGGCAGAGGATTGTCCAAGTCTTTTACTTTGGAAAGGTTTAA